A window of the Lolium perenne isolate Kyuss_39 chromosome 7, Kyuss_2.0, whole genome shotgun sequence genome harbors these coding sequences:
- the LOC127326265 gene encoding protein RAE1, whose translation MATLTSLTSNANPNKSFEVLPNPGDSLSSLSFSPKSNLLVATSWDNQVRCWEIANGTSQAKASISHDQPVLCSAWKDDGTTVFSGGCDKQVKMWPLLSGGQAQTVAMHDAPVKDIAWISQMNLLVSGSWDKTLRYWDTRQANPAHVQQLPDRCYSLAVNYPLMIVGTADRHIVIFNLQSPQTEFKRIQSPLKYQTRCVAAFPDQQGFLVGSIEGRVGVHHIDDAQSSKNFTFKCHREGNDIFSVNSLNFHPVHHTFATAGSDGAFNFWDKDSKQRLKAFSRCPQPISCSTFNNDGSIFAYGVCYDWSRGAENHNPATAKTSIYLHSPQEAEVKGKPRIATGRK comes from the exons ATGGCAACTCTAACGAGCCTTACCTCAAACGCAAACCCGAACAAGTCATTCGAG GTCCTGCCTAATCCAGGCGACTCTCTCTCTAGCCTCAGCTTTAGCCCCAAGAGTAATCTGCTTGTGGCAACTTCCTGGGACAACCAG GTGAGATGTTGGGAGATAGCCAACGGTACCAGTCAGGCAAAGGCGTCCATATCGCACGATCAGCCA GTACTCTGTTCGGCTTGGAAGGATGATGGCACGACTGTCTTCTCTGGAGGCTGCGATAAACAGGTCAAAATGTGGCCTCTGCTGTCTGGTGGGCAGGCTCAGACGGTTGCAATGCATGATGCACCTGTCAAGGACATCGCATGGATATCTCAAATGAATCTTCTTGTCTCAGGAAGCTGGGACAAGACACTAAG GTATTGGGACACGAGGCAAGCAAATCCAGCCCATGTCCAGCAACTGCCAGATCGTTGCTACTCTCTTGCAGTGAATTACCCCCTCATGATTGTGGGAACAGCTGATCGCCATATTGTCATCTTCAACTTGCAGAGTCCTCAG ACGGAGTTCAAGCGTATTCAGTCACCTCTAAAATACCAGACACGGTGTGTTGCTGCATTCCCTGATCAACAAGGATTCCTG GTGGGCTCCATTGAAGGGAGAGTTGGTGTGCATCATATTGATGATGCACAGTCAAGCAAAAACTTCACATTCAAATGTCACAGGGAAGGAAATGACATTTTCTCTGTCAATTCACTCAACTTTCACCCT GTTCATCACACATTTGCCACTGCTGGATCTGATGGTGCTTTCAATTTTTGGGATAAGGATAGCAAGCAGAGACTGAAG GCTTTTAGTCGGTGCCCTCAACCAATTTCTTGCAGTACCTTCAATAACGATGGCTCAATATTTGCTTATGGG GTCTGTTATGACTGGAGCCGTGGCGCTGAAAACCATAATCCTGCAACTGCAAAGACATCCATTTATCTCCACAGTCCACAG GAAGCCGAGGTGAAAGGAAAGCCAAGAATCGCAACTGGACGGAAGTGA
- the LOC127326200 gene encoding uncharacterized protein: MMVESVRRESSSSGAMGVEHDEVTVVPAGRKRRAARSDTWTGFRGVQRRRSGWCSAYITSGQGNQEWLGTFDTAEEAARAYDVAAVKLRGAKAVTNFAQGAAAEAEGSTTKLRGVYRRQCGEAEVCSQGLKQSPAAAKVKSEAQFSLNQNEVQARERKSALSQKKKRKSANPDMELHGQGVRRRQRGTYAAQMKVPQQRIPLQLTCSGTAEEAVTASDMESVKLPGVANQTTTAASAGDAQPPHVPPDNASAPSCDPSLLVLLGDFPEQQALINGFLEQPAFDLVSDSIIPVMHFDDLGIKLPPVGWQPVDDFLNDMEFT, encoded by the coding sequence ATGATGGTGGAGAGCGTCCGGCGAGAAAGCTCGAGCTCGGGCGCGATGGGGGTGGAGCACGACGAGGTGACCGTCGTTCCGGCCGGGaggaagaggagggcggcccggtCGGACACCTGGACGGGGTTCCGCGGCGTGCAAcggcggcggtccggctggtgctCGGCCTACATCACGTCGGGGCAGGGGAATCAggagtggctcggcaccttcgacACGGCCGAGGAGGCCGCCAGAGCGTACGACGTCGCCGCCGTCAAGCTGCGCGGCGCCAAGGCCGTGACTAACTTCGCGCAAGGTGCGGCTGCGGAGGCCGAGGGAAGCACGACGAAGTTACGAGGCGTGTATCGGCGTCAGTGCGGGGAAGCAGAGGTCTGCTCCCAAGGCCTGAAGCAGTCGCCGGCGGCAGCCAAGGTAAAATCTGAGGCTCAGTTTTCTCTGAACCAAAATGAAGTTCAGGCCAGAGAAAGGAAGTCAGCtctttcacaaaaaaaaaaaaggaagtcaGCTAATCCGGACATGGAGCTCCACGGGCAAGGTGTGCGCCGGCGTCAGCGCGGCACCTACGCGGCTCAGATGAAGGTCCCGCAGCAGCGGATCCCACTGCAGCTCACTTGCTCTGGTACAGCCGAGGAGGCCGTGACAGCTTCAGATATGGAGTCCGTCAAGCTGCCTGGCGTGGCGAACCAAACCACTACCGCTGCTAGTGCCGGCGATGCCCAGCCGCCCCATGTGCCGCCCGATAACGCATCTGCCCCTTCCTGTGATCCATCGCTGCTGGTGCTTCTCGGTGACTTTCCGGAGCAGCAGGCTCTCATCAATGGCTTCCTGGAGCAGCCAGCGTTCGACCTTGTCTCGGACAGCATCATCCCAGTGAtgcattttgatgatcttgggatcAAGTTGCCTCCGGTAGGATGGCAGCCGGTGGACGATTTTCTGAACGACATGGAGTTCACCTAA